The Chionomys nivalis chromosome 1, mChiNiv1.1, whole genome shotgun sequence sequence CCTTGAAGATAAATTTCCGTAGCTTGAGGTCACGCAGCACCAGCCCTCCATCGTGGCAGTGGGCCACGGCAGAGGCAATCTGGTAGAACAGTCgggctgcctcctcctccctcagcttctTGCAAGTGCGGACAAAGGAATGCATGTCTCCATAGCTCCGCTCAAAGAACACATAGGCTTTGGTCTCCcccaggaggatttctgtgatttGGTTGATGTTGCTGTGGGCAGACAGGCAGAAACAGGGGgccagggactcctggtagcagCTGATCTCAAACACCTAGGACAGAATTGACAAGATCCCAGTCAGCGGTGCCTCCTACGACCCAAACCGCAGAATGCTGAAGCCTCCCACGGGCTTGTGCTCTGACATGGCATAAAGCGTATGAAACTCAGACCTTGAGCACACCAGTTCTGCCTGCTACCCACTGTATAGTGCACAACTAATCTCTTAACTGCCCAGAACCTCCTAATCTTTGACACAAAATGGGTAAATGAAAATTGATTCAATATTGGGAGGATTTTAGGGGGAAAACGAAGTAAATAAACAAACGTTAAGTTTtattattcagtgtgtgtgtgtgtatgcctctgtgtctatgtgtctgtgtatgtgtgtatgtgcctatgtgtctgtgtgtataccttcgtgtctatgtgtctatgtgtgtctctgtgtgtctctgtgtgtgtgtctgtgtgtctctgtgtgtctctctctgtgtatgtgcctgtgtctatgtgtgtgtatgtctgtgtgtgtgtgtgtgtatgtgcctgtgtgtctctgtgtgtatatgactgtgtgtctctgtgtgtgtctgtctgtctgtgtgtctatgtgtgtctctgtgtgtgtgtctgtgtgtctctgtgtgtctctctctgtgtatgtgcctgtgtctatgtgtgtgtgtatgtctgtgtgtgtgtatgtgcctgtgtgtctctgtgtgtatatgactgtgtgtctctgtgtgtgtgactgtctgtctgtgtgtctgtctgtgtgtgtctgtgcctgtgtgtctgtatgtatgtgtatgtgtctgtgtgtggaggccagaggtcaacctcaggtatgCCTCCTCAAGAAACTTcatacagggtctctcactggccttggACCTAGAGAGCCCTGGAATCCTCCTGTCCCTGTATTATCAGAGTATGCAACACCACACTTAGCTTTTCAGATGCGAATGTCAAGGATCAGACTCAGATCTCATGCTTGTTTGGCTAGCACTTGACTGTCTGAGCTAGTACCTAAGCCCAAAGGGTTTTATTATTCTCCCCAGCAGAGAACATATTTATAGGGGAAAAAATGACTACAAAAAatacttagagaaaaaaaaatcaagtgaccACTGGGCAAAAACAAGtatctatttatgttttataaatgcaCCAAAAATGCACACGAATGAACAATTAATTCATCATACATCTAGACTTTCCTTAATAGTTCTCCACGTGTGATGaattcattttacagatgggcaAACCGAGGCAAAGGCAACAAGCTTAAATCTTGCCCCCACTGGCAGCGTCAGGAATAGCACATGGGCCATCTCCATAGGGGATCAGACTGGCTTCCCTCCACAGATACCTAACTCAATGAATCAATCATGCAATGATTTTTCTATGAATCAGAGTTAGCCTGTGAAATGCCACCTCGctgtttcttaaaaagaaaaatgcaccGTCAATGCCTTCTGAACAGATCGACCTAAGAGAAATGAACACAACAGAAAAATGTTGAGGGTGGAAAGGGGAGCTTTCCATTCATTTCAAAGCCTATACTAACTCAGCTAGACCAGCACTTAGAATTGGAATGGGGTTTCCCTTGCTCTGGGCAGGGTGGGGAGATGTGGGTAAGGGGAGTCTTACTTGGAAGTGGTATGGGGTGGGTGAGGGGGTGTTTCCTTTAAAAGCAGGTCTAGCAGAAACTCTAGCTTGTCTTCTGTGGAAGCAGTGAGCGCCTGTCAGTTGGTCCCAGGTGAAACCCCATCCCCAGTATTTGgagagaggtaggagagatggcagagaaacCCCCTGTCTAGGGGATCATCATCACTCTGGCTGGGTTCATCCAAAGAGGATGGATAAAGCACACGAACAAAGAACCAAAAACCTCCCTCTTTGTAAGAATCCCCtgacctggccgggcggtggtggcgcacgcctttaatcccagcactcgggaagcagagacaggcggatctctgtgagttcgagaccagcctggtctacaagagctagttccaggacagactccaaaaccacagagaaaccctgtctcaaaaaaccaaaaaaaaaaaaaaaaaaaaaaaaaaagaatcccccTGACCTAGACACCACAACCTTCCCTGGGTCCTGATCCCACCCAGGAAGCTCTGTCTCAGTTCTCTTCACTGTCAAGGCCCAGTCTCAAATGCGTGCGCTATCTTAGAACCTTCTGAGGGATTCCTGGGCTTTCTGGGACCCATGCAGGAACACAGGCTGGAATGTAAAAATTCAGGAGTTAAGTAActgagcattaaaaaaaaaaaaaaaagaaaagaaagaaaaaagaaaaaacctgtgAGTCAAATAGGGACAATAAGCACCTCAAGGGGGCTGGTGCTAACTGGGGCTGAGGAAGCAAAGTCAACAGAAAGGCTGTGAATGAGCCATAATGAGGTAGCTCAGGAAAGTGGCACAGCTGTTGCCACTACACCCTCGAATTTAAGAATGAATGCTGGAACCTCCCCGGAGACCACAAATCACACCCAGATATTGTCAAAGGATGACCTCAGAGCGGTGACCTCAGAGGCCAGCTCAATTAGGAATCTGAAATGCTTGAGTCAACCTTAGCACAGAGACAGCAGGCCACAAAACCAGGGAGGAATTTCATCGAGgaacacacacgaacacacacacacagtggctaaTGTCAACAGGCTGCATTATGTAACAAGCATGATTTGCTCTGCAGGGCCAGGCTGTGGGTTCTGTCGCCACGGCCTACAGTTCTAATTACTTAtactgcacttcctgtttccagttacctttaaaataacaataataaatataaaccaAAACAACCTTTGGCTCAGCATGGTTAGCCTGCTCTCCGAGAGCGGGGCTGAAAAGCCGAATGGACAGAGAATTAATGAAAGTACCCAACAAATTCATGGTTGCTCTCCAGTGTGGCCATCCCCTTTGTGGGAGAGGGTAAAACTGCAAAATGgtggacagaaaaggaaaaaaactaaaagaactgCTTACGTCCTCCTACACGGGAAGGAGCCAAACTTTTATTAGTGGCTATAACAGGCATTTATAGGCTTGGATTGGTATTTAAACCATCACCCtcaagtgcaaaaaaaaaaatcaagccatgAGCCTGGATGCCAGctccttttaaatgtttaattgggAGCCTTGGTTATATAATGTGACAGTTCAGATAAGGCCCTACGATCAGGCCACATTCATCATgtctgagggagaaaaaaaagaagtgcccATTCTGCCAAGATAGTAATTATGTCATTTTGCACAGTAGCTACAAGAATTTCTGTGAAAACAGCTAAACAACCCTTAAAGATCTGCCCTCCTTTGGCCGACTAAAGTGGGCACGTGGAGACAATAATCAGGCTGGGGAATTGGTGCTATTTTCTTGGAAGGTCTCCTCTGCACCCCCTCCCAGAAAAGAATGCCCTCCAGAACCCTCTCCAGAGTCTGCCCCAGTAAACACAACCTTTCTGTTTAATCTGCTTTTGCACTTTTTTCTTGCAAGAACACCCAGCTAAGAAACAGGAACCCCACATGCTAAGACATCAAAAAGAGGTGGATTCAACGTTCTGgcaagctacaaaaaaaaaaaaaaaaaagcttcacagTGCATATATTGGGGTAGCTCCCAGCATCACCCTCATAAAACTCTCCTGGAGAGTCTGGCACACAGCTATACTTGCAGAAGTCACCCACAACACCTTGGGTAAGAAGGCAGGAGAACAGAAGCTGCCGAGTTGTAAAGGGATGACCTCTGTCAAGCAGAACAATGATACTGCACTTAAATCCACTTGCAGCCACACTGTAATTGGTGAGGGGCTGATTCAATCTTTGCAATAACTAAACCAGCAGATTAAGTACAGTTTGGGGCCAGAGAGCAAGTCCACAAATGACACTGTAAGGTCAGCCTACAGTAAAATATGTCTTGAAGGATCTGAAATGAGAAAGAACAGAGGCCAGAGACAAGCCTggttttaaacaaagaaataatagcaAGATGCTCCGGCAGGATTTGGCAGCGGACTCTCATTACTTAAAATCATCTCTAAcctttgggaggaaaaaaaaaatagtaaaatgctGTGCTGAAGTTGAGCAAAGGGAGGGGGAACGCCGACTGCTGATGATGGTGCATATTTCATAGGAGAATGACAGCTTGGTGGATTCATTCATTTCGAAGGATGACTGTCCTATTGTGCAGTGTGCAGAGCTCCGACAGGCTCAGAGTTGCCTACTGAATTTAATGCTTTAGCTGGGCATAGCTGCTCTTGATTACAGTAACTTGGAGAAGATGCAAAAGCCCCAATGCTTAGTACATGCAAAAAGCAATCTTTAAAGAGTCTTTGGTTTCCTTTAAGTTCAGAAATAATCTCAAAACTGCCAGGAGATCTTCACCCATCCGGTTTTTGCAAGGAAAGCGCTCCAATTCAACACGAAATGGGGTGATTTCAAAAAGCTGCCAGCGATGAATGAGGAAAGTCTGATACAGTATTTGTAGCACAGATGTGCATGGTACCCATTTCAGAGGCAGCAGGAACCCCACTTCCCcctcaagaaataaagaaaacaatgcaaaagaCCTAAATTTTAGTGGTAATGTATTCTTGATCCACATCCAATTCTAGGTAGTATTGCTCTCCACTGCATAGGAAAGAGACTGTAGTCGAATATTTTGTTACTACTCTCCTCAATCCCCTTGGTGAACtctcacaaagacacacagacacagggagaCACAAAACGGTCACTGTTCAGGgtcaaagacaaaaaggaaactgACGTGCCCTTCTCGGTATTAGCACAGAAGGTTCCAAAGGACAGTCTTTAAACAGGCAATGGTGGAGTTGTGGGTGCCATGGGAGCAGCCACCAGGGTGTGCAGACAGGAAATCTGAAGAGGTGAAGAAACCCGAACAAAAAGACAGAGCCAGAGGGTTCCTTGCTCTCCCAAAAGTGCGCAAGGGGTTGATTTCCCTTCCAGCCTTCCTTTTCAGGCTCTAAGCAAAAGAAAAGGCTTTAAAACGCCCTTGCCCACTAGAGCCCTGGGCTCAGCCAGAGGGGagtgtttttgctttttgggtttttttgtttgtttgttttttgtctcctTTAAAGGGCACCTTTGGAACAAAGATTTAGCACCTGCAGACTGCTAAGAACAATGGCTACAAAGGGAACCAAGTGGAGCGGTGTCTGAAAACCAACCGGGGATTCCCTAGTCctcctggggaggggagggggctcaACCAAAACAGAAATCCCCAGGCAAGGGTACCCAACTTGGTGCACAGGAGTTATTCCAGTTTCCTAGGGCACGCGTGTCCGTGCCCCTGCTCAGACTCGCAACCCTCCCCGGCTCTCCCCAAAACGCCCCTGCCGCAGCCCGCCCTATTGTCTGAAAGGGTCTAAAAACTTCGCAACTCGTCAAACGtggacagacacacaaataaatccaTTTAACAAGGCCACGCGTAATGATTCCACGAACCTCCCGCCCCTGGACTCCAGGGCTCAGCGACCTTCCTTCCAATCCCAGCCCCTGCCAGAGGACccgggatgatttttttcttttaagcaaaAGTAATGCCGGGCTGGTTACCTTGCACACCAGCTCCTCTCCGCTGTGCAGATGTACAGCGCGGAAAACGTGGTCTCCCTCCAGAGGCTCCAACAGTAAGTATTTCCCGATGCAAGAAACGCAATGCGACAAGTTCGGAGTCTCGGGCGGGCTCGGAGAGCCAAGGTTCGGGCTGAAACTCTGGCTGGGCTCAGCGGACCTTATAGACGACAGCTCTTCGAAATCCTGGGTTTTGTTCCGCGATCTCCCATATCTCGCTATTGTGATAGGGGTAGACCTGTGAATGTTCATGAGTGTGGGGAATCGCACACGAccgaccaaacaaacaaaccaaaaaaaaaaaaaaaaacccgctggagagatggatgagcCGCGGCTGCAGGCGCCTCGGTGCCACCGACTTAAAAGGATCAAAAGGGGAGGGGACGCGACTAGGGCTCCGTGGGGGAAGAGAGTTAGGAGCTAGCCCCCGGATGGGCGCCGCAGGGCAGGTCCCCGGCTGCGAGCCCCGCTCCCGGGGGTGCTCGCTCAGCAGACAACTCGGGTCCTTTTGTTACCCCGACGCAGCCAGCGCGGTGCAGAACCGCGCTCTGGAGTATGTGGGTCTCTGTTCACAGCGTGGATCTGAACGAGTGAGTGTGCCTCTGGCTTGCGGAGCTGCAGCGCCGGAATCCCGAGCGATCCCCAGCTGAGGATCCGCAGACCGGGCGGAGGAGCCCTGCGTGGAGTTTGTGCAGTCTTCAGGGAGCGCGCGGCGCCGGCTCGCCCTCCACGCgttagaaaccaaacaaaaagaaaaaggaaataagcaCCAGTCTACCGGCTCACGCCGCGCGGCAGTCAGAAAATGCGCTgcacccccctttttttggtgAAAAGGGTGGGGGGCGTGGAAGGGGGTGCTAGAGAGGGCAGTTACCTAAGTCTTAACTGTAGATGGCGTCTGAGGCTTTTCAAAAAAATCGCAgagctctcaaaaaaaaaaaaagtagacaggaaaaaaaagcaaaatagcaAAGGAGCATTTAACTTGGAGCGGTCAGCGGTGCCAACAAAAGATTGCAAAAACTGAGCAGGGAGTGCAAGAGTGGAGCAGGCACAGGTACCGCGAGAAAGCCCAAGGCTGAGCCCGCGCGCGGTCAGCACTGGCTCCTGCTGTCGCCGCTTGCTCTTGTCCGGGATCCTCCTCCGAAGGAAGCAAGAAGTGCGGGCGGTGACCTGGGCAGACCAGCGACCAGCGGTCTCTGTGTTCCTGGCAGGGGCTTCAGGGGTCCTGCAGGAGTTGGCAGCAGATGCTCCCCGGACCCTGCCAACCAGCGGCGTTCCTTTCCCGCTGCACAACCGGGTCTTGAGCCTTGGAAAAATTTGCAAACCACTCTTGCCTTCAGATGCCTTGCGACCAAATTGCACGGCGGGGTTTGTTCTGGAGGAAAAAATTGAAATCGACggcttttcttcctttattactttttttcttgCCACCCAGAAGTAGGAGAGGATcgtgtatttaaaaattaaaggggaTGGCCAGGCGCCCTAGGCCAATCCCGGCGCTCAGCACGCCCGCATCCCCGGGCGAGGCGGTATTAATAGTTACTTACGTGGCCGGGGATCTCGGAGCGAGCCCGGctgtgtgtgcgcgtatgtgtgcgcgcgcgccccGCTCGCTCGCGCTCGGTCTCCCCATTCAATGTCACCAACACATTTCCTCTGAGCCCCCGCCCTCGTCGCCGGCCCCGCCTCACCCGCGCCCTGGCCCCTGTCATTGAACCGGGCGCCCATCAATCAGCGGCGCCGCTGCCAGTACGCGCAAGGCTCCCCTGCGCCCGCCGGCGGCCAGGGCAGCTGCCGCCACCCCTGCAGCGCCCCAGCCTTGGGCGCGGGCCTCGCCCCTGGAAGGCTCGGCCAGGCGGGAGGTAAACACTGCTTTATATCCTTCCGCGGTCCAGGGCTCTGGGCACGCCTGGCCTGCTGCGCGCGCTGCTGAGCTAGGAGGGATGCTGGGCTGCGCATCTACCCCCGCCGCCACGCAACCAAGGCGGGCGGGCTCAGGTTAACTTTGGGAGTTAGATCCTCTTCGTTCTGGTTTTCTGTAGAAAGCCATGCGTCCTCGGAGCTTCGGGCCCCCTCTGCTGTGATGTTGACAGAGGAGCTGCTTAGTTTCTGAAGAAGGATTCTTGCAGCAGCCCTGCTTCCCAGTTTCTAGAATtagtttcattctttctctccagCGCTTCTCATTTCACAGAAGTCCTTTGTGGGCTTTTGGTCGGTGTCGCCAgccacctcttcctcccttcccccactcctcagTTACAGGATTTGGGATACTTTCAGCATCTTTTGACTTCAGGGCAAGGTCTATTTGGAGGCTCAGGGAGAGGCACCTTTGCACCCACACCTCCACCGAGTGATGTTGGCTTCCAGCCAGAGCTGGGCTTCTCAGGAACACATTCGATGCTGGGGTCAAAGGAAGGCTGCACTTTCTTCCCAGGCTTATTCTTAACTTCCTGGGAAGGTTCCGGAATACTGGCTTGAGCAGACCTAGGGAAAGTTCAGGCCAGGGCTTCAGACTTCAGCTTCTAGACCTTACCAAATGCATCCTGGTAAAAGAAGCAATATACTAGggggaaacaggaaaagaaagagatggcCTGGGGCAAAGCTGCTGGGAGTCCTCTGAGCTTTTACCTGCTTAAGGCACCTCTTGCTACACAGGAAGGCAACAGTCTTCCGCAATACCACTTTTGAACAAAATACACAACtagttataattatatttaactgGGACAACAGTCGCTCTAATGATAAGGAGGTCTCTGGGGGTTAACTGGGAATGCCAAAAGGACTTTCTTGTTCAGCTGGCCACCCTAGAGGACAGATTTGGAACGAAAATAAAGTGGTCCATGTCTCTCGACACTTCTCAGATCCTTCTCCCTGTTCATCTGCCTTGGACTCAGTCCCCCGATTCCTTAATCTGGCATAACTACATGAAGATGTCACCATGAATACAGACTGGTGTATTTCTGTAGTTTTGGCCAAGTTTAACAACAGTTCCTAGGCAGTCACTACTGGTGATCCATGGAGAAAGGGTCCCTGTGTCCTCTATTGGGAGACCACCACCAAATTTCCCCATGATAAGGTTTGAAAGACCCACATTCCAGCACCAGTCTCTGATTTCAGAAGAGAACTGGGtcggtaattttttttttttcctacccgGGTCTATACTTTTCATCAGTTAAATAACACCCCTGCTGACCTCGTGCGATTGCTGCAGCTGCAGTTGCGATTCTGGGAAGTCTATGAAGGAGACTTAggacagtgattctcagcctATTGGTCAAATGGCCCTTTCTCAGGGATCGAGTATCAGATACcgtgcatatcagatatttacattatgattcattacagtagcaagattacagttatgatgta is a genomic window containing:
- the Trib2 gene encoding tribbles homolog 2, with product MNIHRSTPITIARYGRSRNKTQDFEELSSIRSAEPSQSFSPNLGSPSPPETPNLSHCVSCIGKYLLLEPLEGDHVFRAVHLHSGEELVCKVFEISCYQESLAPCFCLSAHSNINQITEILLGETKAYVFFERSYGDMHSFVRTCKKLREEEAARLFYQIASAVAHCHDGGLVLRDLKLRKFIFKDEERTRVKLESLEDAYILRGDDDSLSDKHGCPAYVSPEILNTTGSYSGKAADVWSLGVMLYTMLVGRYPFHDIEPSSLFSKIRRGQFNIPETLSPKAKCLIRSILRREPSERLTSQEILDHPWFSTDFSVSNSGFGAKEASDQLVPDVNMEENLDPFFN